From Desmodus rotundus isolate HL8 chromosome 10, HLdesRot8A.1, whole genome shotgun sequence, one genomic window encodes:
- the ZNF358 gene encoding zinc finger protein 358 isoform X3: MERGAEPWSWALDTSSARPHDFHPDPAPEAAGTSTPGMRRSVLVRNPGHKGRRPAYEELDSDSEDPDPKPEELDPVSEDPEPDLEDLNAVSAVVDPSYEDLEPISDDLDPNAEAPRSILGTHAMDPQDLDPMSSSFDLDPDVIGPVPLVLDPNSDTLSPPETPDLDPLSSSLTATPEGLATSQAVLPAPASPPRPFSCPDCGRAFRRSSGLSQHRRTHSGEKPYRCPDCGKSFSHGATLAQHRGIHTGARPYQCAACGKAFGWRSTLLKHRSSHSGEKPHHCPVCGKAFGHGSLLAQHLRTHGGPRPHKCPVCAKGFGQGSALLKHLRTHTGERPYPCPQCGKAFGQSSALLQHQRTHTAERPYRCPHCGKAFGQSSNLQHHLRIHTGERPYACPHCSKAFGQSSALLQHLHVHSGERPYRCQLCGKAFGQASSLTKHKRVHEGAAAAAAAATAAAAGLGLSPASMLRPGQVSLLGPDAVSVLGSGLGPDPGSVLSTLSNPSPKPGPGSGSVPSPDPVKYSDPKPGHDANPDLVASPDHGSGHSSDLDPMPSPAPNPDPSSPTRESPALPACESPEWVQEQGALLGPDG; the protein is encoded by the exons atggagagaggggcagagccCTGGAGTTGGGCACTGGACACCTCTAGTGCCAGACCCCATGACTTCCATCCAG ATCCTGCCCCAGAAGCGGCCGGCACTTCCACACCTGGGATGCGGCGCTCAGTCCTGGTCAGGAACCCAGGCCACAAAGGCCGGAGACCCGCTTATGAAGAACTAGACTCAGACTCAGAAGACCCGGACCCCAAACCCGAAGAGCTAGACCCAGTTTCCGAAGACCCAGAGCCTGACCTGGAAGACCTCAACGCTGTCTCCGCAGTTGTGGACCCCAGCTATGAAGATCTGGAGCCCATCTCTGACGACCTGGACCCCAATGCAGAGGCTCCGCGCTCCATCTTGGGGACCCATGCCATGGATCCCCAAGACCTTGACCCCATGTCTTCGAGTTTTGATCTCGATCCAGACGTCATCGGCCCCGTCCCCCTGGTTCTCGACCCTAACAGCGACACCCTCAGCCCCCCAGAAACCCCAGACCTGGACCCCCTCTCTTCCAGCCTCACTGCCACCCCGGAAGGCCTGGCCACCAGCCAGGCGGTGCTCCCTGCACCTGCCAGTCCTCCCCGCCCCTTCTCCTGCCCCGACTGCGGGCGAGCCTTCCGTCGCAGTTCCGGGCTGAGCCAGCACCGCCGCACTCACAGTGGCGAGAAGCCCTACCGCTGCCCCGACTGCGGCAAGTCGTTCAGCCACGGCGCCACGCTGGCCCAGCACCGGGGCATCCACACAGGCGCGCGACCCTACCAGTGCGCTGCGTGTGGCAAGGCCTTTGGCTGGCGCTCCACGCTGCTGAAGCACCGCAGCAGCCACAGTGGCGAGAAGCCCCACCACTGCCCGGTGTGTGGCAAGGCCTTCGGGCACGGCTCCCTGCTGGCGCAGCACCTGCGCACGCACGGCGGCCCGCGGCCGCACAAGTGTCCGGTGTGCGCCAAGGGCTTCGGGCAGGGCTCGGCGCTGCTGAAGCACCTACGCACGCACACGGGCGAGCGGCCCTACCCGTGCCCGCAGTGCGGCAAGGCCTTCGGGCAGAGCTCCGCGCTGCTGCAGCACCAGCGCACGCACACGGCCGAGCGCCCCTACCGCTGTCCCCACTGCGGGAAGGCCTTTGGCCAGAGCTCCAACTTGCAGCATCACCTGCGCATCCACACGGGCGAGCGGCCCTACGCCTGTCCCCACTGCTCCAAGGCCTTTGGGCAGAGCTCCGCGCTGCTGCAGCACCTGCACGTGCATTCCGGAGAGCGCCCCTACCgctgccagctctgtggcaaGGCCTTCGGCCAAGCCTCCAGCCTCACCAAGCACAAACGGGTGCATGAGGGCGCAGCTGCCGCTGCTGCAGCCGCTACAGccgctgctgctggtctgggccTCAGTCCTGCTTCAATGTTGCGGCCTGGGCAGGTCTCCCTCCTAGGTCCTGATGCTGTCTCTGTGCTTGGCTCTGGCCTGGGCCCTGACCCTGGCTCTGTGCTGAGCACCCTCTCCAATCCCAGCCCCAaacctggccctggctctggaTCTGTCCCTAGCCCTGATCCTGTCAAGTATTCTGACCCTAAGCCTGGTCACGATGCCAATCCTGACCTTGTGGCCAGCCCTGACCACGGATCTGGTCACAGCTCAGACCTAGATCCTATGCCCAGCCCGGCCCCCAACCCTGACCCCAGCTCTCCCACCCGTGAGAGTCCGGCCCTCCCTGCCTGTGAGAGTCCCGAGTGGGTGCAGGAACAAGGGGCGCTGCTGGGGCCCGATGGCTGA
- the ZNF358 gene encoding zinc finger protein 358 isoform X1, whose translation MRRSVLVRNPGHKGRRPAYEELDSDSEDPDPKPEELDPVSEDPEPDLEDLNAVSAVVDPSYEDLEPISDDLDPNAEAPRSILGTHAMDPQDLDPMSSSFDLDPDVIGPVPLVLDPNSDTLSPPETPDLDPLSSSLTATPEGLATSQAVLPAPASPPRPFSCPDCGRAFRRSSGLSQHRRTHSGEKPYRCPDCGKSFSHGATLAQHRGIHTGARPYQCAACGKAFGWRSTLLKHRSSHSGEKPHHCPVCGKAFGHGSLLAQHLRTHGGPRPHKCPVCAKGFGQGSALLKHLRTHTGERPYPCPQCGKAFGQSSALLQHQRTHTAERPYRCPHCGKAFGQSSNLQHHLRIHTGERPYACPHCSKAFGQSSALLQHLHVHSGERPYRCQLCGKAFGQASSLTKHKRVHEGAAAAAAAATAAAAGLGLSPASMLRPGQVSLLGPDAVSVLGSGLGPDPGSVLSTLSNPSPKPGPGSGSVPSPDPVKYSDPKPGHDANPDLVASPDHGSGHSSDLDPMPSPAPNPDPSSPTRESPALPACESPEWVQEQGALLGPDG comes from the coding sequence ATGCGGCGCTCAGTCCTGGTCAGGAACCCAGGCCACAAAGGCCGGAGACCCGCTTATGAAGAACTAGACTCAGACTCAGAAGACCCGGACCCCAAACCCGAAGAGCTAGACCCAGTTTCCGAAGACCCAGAGCCTGACCTGGAAGACCTCAACGCTGTCTCCGCAGTTGTGGACCCCAGCTATGAAGATCTGGAGCCCATCTCTGACGACCTGGACCCCAATGCAGAGGCTCCGCGCTCCATCTTGGGGACCCATGCCATGGATCCCCAAGACCTTGACCCCATGTCTTCGAGTTTTGATCTCGATCCAGACGTCATCGGCCCCGTCCCCCTGGTTCTCGACCCTAACAGCGACACCCTCAGCCCCCCAGAAACCCCAGACCTGGACCCCCTCTCTTCCAGCCTCACTGCCACCCCGGAAGGCCTGGCCACCAGCCAGGCGGTGCTCCCTGCACCTGCCAGTCCTCCCCGCCCCTTCTCCTGCCCCGACTGCGGGCGAGCCTTCCGTCGCAGTTCCGGGCTGAGCCAGCACCGCCGCACTCACAGTGGCGAGAAGCCCTACCGCTGCCCCGACTGCGGCAAGTCGTTCAGCCACGGCGCCACGCTGGCCCAGCACCGGGGCATCCACACAGGCGCGCGACCCTACCAGTGCGCTGCGTGTGGCAAGGCCTTTGGCTGGCGCTCCACGCTGCTGAAGCACCGCAGCAGCCACAGTGGCGAGAAGCCCCACCACTGCCCGGTGTGTGGCAAGGCCTTCGGGCACGGCTCCCTGCTGGCGCAGCACCTGCGCACGCACGGCGGCCCGCGGCCGCACAAGTGTCCGGTGTGCGCCAAGGGCTTCGGGCAGGGCTCGGCGCTGCTGAAGCACCTACGCACGCACACGGGCGAGCGGCCCTACCCGTGCCCGCAGTGCGGCAAGGCCTTCGGGCAGAGCTCCGCGCTGCTGCAGCACCAGCGCACGCACACGGCCGAGCGCCCCTACCGCTGTCCCCACTGCGGGAAGGCCTTTGGCCAGAGCTCCAACTTGCAGCATCACCTGCGCATCCACACGGGCGAGCGGCCCTACGCCTGTCCCCACTGCTCCAAGGCCTTTGGGCAGAGCTCCGCGCTGCTGCAGCACCTGCACGTGCATTCCGGAGAGCGCCCCTACCgctgccagctctgtggcaaGGCCTTCGGCCAAGCCTCCAGCCTCACCAAGCACAAACGGGTGCATGAGGGCGCAGCTGCCGCTGCTGCAGCCGCTACAGccgctgctgctggtctgggccTCAGTCCTGCTTCAATGTTGCGGCCTGGGCAGGTCTCCCTCCTAGGTCCTGATGCTGTCTCTGTGCTTGGCTCTGGCCTGGGCCCTGACCCTGGCTCTGTGCTGAGCACCCTCTCCAATCCCAGCCCCAaacctggccctggctctggaTCTGTCCCTAGCCCTGATCCTGTCAAGTATTCTGACCCTAAGCCTGGTCACGATGCCAATCCTGACCTTGTGGCCAGCCCTGACCACGGATCTGGTCACAGCTCAGACCTAGATCCTATGCCCAGCCCGGCCCCCAACCCTGACCCCAGCTCTCCCACCCGTGAGAGTCCGGCCCTCCCTGCCTGTGAGAGTCCCGAGTGGGTGCAGGAACAAGGGGCGCTGCTGGGGCCCGATGGCTGA
- the ZNF358 gene encoding zinc finger protein 358 isoform X2: MCFFRSGCWGTAQPPGSSLPRLQRRPLLPRTYLCPPCPHPADPAPEAAGTSTPGMRRSVLVRNPGHKGRRPAYEELDSDSEDPDPKPEELDPVSEDPEPDLEDLNAVSAVVDPSYEDLEPISDDLDPNAEAPRSILGTHAMDPQDLDPMSSSFDLDPDVIGPVPLVLDPNSDTLSPPETPDLDPLSSSLTATPEGLATSQAVLPAPASPPRPFSCPDCGRAFRRSSGLSQHRRTHSGEKPYRCPDCGKSFSHGATLAQHRGIHTGARPYQCAACGKAFGWRSTLLKHRSSHSGEKPHHCPVCGKAFGHGSLLAQHLRTHGGPRPHKCPVCAKGFGQGSALLKHLRTHTGERPYPCPQCGKAFGQSSALLQHQRTHTAERPYRCPHCGKAFGQSSNLQHHLRIHTGERPYACPHCSKAFGQSSALLQHLHVHSGERPYRCQLCGKAFGQASSLTKHKRVHEGAAAAAAAATAAAAGLGLSPASMLRPGQVSLLGPDAVSVLGSGLGPDPGSVLSTLSNPSPKPGPGSGSVPSPDPVKYSDPKPGHDANPDLVASPDHGSGHSSDLDPMPSPAPNPDPSSPTRESPALPACESPEWVQEQGALLGPDG; this comes from the coding sequence ATGTGCTTTTTCAGGAGTGGGTGTTGGGGCACAGCTCAGCCACCTGGCTCATCCCTGCCCAGGCTCCAAAGGAGACCCCTGCTCCCCAGAACCTACCTCTGCCCACCCTGTCCTCACCCCGCAGATCCTGCCCCAGAAGCGGCCGGCACTTCCACACCTGGGATGCGGCGCTCAGTCCTGGTCAGGAACCCAGGCCACAAAGGCCGGAGACCCGCTTATGAAGAACTAGACTCAGACTCAGAAGACCCGGACCCCAAACCCGAAGAGCTAGACCCAGTTTCCGAAGACCCAGAGCCTGACCTGGAAGACCTCAACGCTGTCTCCGCAGTTGTGGACCCCAGCTATGAAGATCTGGAGCCCATCTCTGACGACCTGGACCCCAATGCAGAGGCTCCGCGCTCCATCTTGGGGACCCATGCCATGGATCCCCAAGACCTTGACCCCATGTCTTCGAGTTTTGATCTCGATCCAGACGTCATCGGCCCCGTCCCCCTGGTTCTCGACCCTAACAGCGACACCCTCAGCCCCCCAGAAACCCCAGACCTGGACCCCCTCTCTTCCAGCCTCACTGCCACCCCGGAAGGCCTGGCCACCAGCCAGGCGGTGCTCCCTGCACCTGCCAGTCCTCCCCGCCCCTTCTCCTGCCCCGACTGCGGGCGAGCCTTCCGTCGCAGTTCCGGGCTGAGCCAGCACCGCCGCACTCACAGTGGCGAGAAGCCCTACCGCTGCCCCGACTGCGGCAAGTCGTTCAGCCACGGCGCCACGCTGGCCCAGCACCGGGGCATCCACACAGGCGCGCGACCCTACCAGTGCGCTGCGTGTGGCAAGGCCTTTGGCTGGCGCTCCACGCTGCTGAAGCACCGCAGCAGCCACAGTGGCGAGAAGCCCCACCACTGCCCGGTGTGTGGCAAGGCCTTCGGGCACGGCTCCCTGCTGGCGCAGCACCTGCGCACGCACGGCGGCCCGCGGCCGCACAAGTGTCCGGTGTGCGCCAAGGGCTTCGGGCAGGGCTCGGCGCTGCTGAAGCACCTACGCACGCACACGGGCGAGCGGCCCTACCCGTGCCCGCAGTGCGGCAAGGCCTTCGGGCAGAGCTCCGCGCTGCTGCAGCACCAGCGCACGCACACGGCCGAGCGCCCCTACCGCTGTCCCCACTGCGGGAAGGCCTTTGGCCAGAGCTCCAACTTGCAGCATCACCTGCGCATCCACACGGGCGAGCGGCCCTACGCCTGTCCCCACTGCTCCAAGGCCTTTGGGCAGAGCTCCGCGCTGCTGCAGCACCTGCACGTGCATTCCGGAGAGCGCCCCTACCgctgccagctctgtggcaaGGCCTTCGGCCAAGCCTCCAGCCTCACCAAGCACAAACGGGTGCATGAGGGCGCAGCTGCCGCTGCTGCAGCCGCTACAGccgctgctgctggtctgggccTCAGTCCTGCTTCAATGTTGCGGCCTGGGCAGGTCTCCCTCCTAGGTCCTGATGCTGTCTCTGTGCTTGGCTCTGGCCTGGGCCCTGACCCTGGCTCTGTGCTGAGCACCCTCTCCAATCCCAGCCCCAaacctggccctggctctggaTCTGTCCCTAGCCCTGATCCTGTCAAGTATTCTGACCCTAAGCCTGGTCACGATGCCAATCCTGACCTTGTGGCCAGCCCTGACCACGGATCTGGTCACAGCTCAGACCTAGATCCTATGCCCAGCCCGGCCCCCAACCCTGACCCCAGCTCTCCCACCCGTGAGAGTCCGGCCCTCCCTGCCTGTGAGAGTCCCGAGTGGGTGCAGGAACAAGGGGCGCTGCTGGGGCCCGATGGCTGA
- the SAXO5 gene encoding stabilizer of axonemal microtubules 5 yields the protein MMAAAALLRSPRAQLDFLKASHFDLGPDPQLHVGATDTTTHRDFPAYPDVPRAQPCPPPPRATLFQQDPRWAREEFVSEAHCAFESPPTPSREQARALGASSLTTLASHLHLQEGARGHALFSTAHADYGWPELQGRDSEQSPGARLIFHRDSMPPGDRVKLRIPPTTYQALFPPYDACPQPCASSVQLGGPTPLKWDHRRWDDRTTYQSQFPALMGPPALLCKRDSSIVALGDFKIGYGPVCSEQKQAYRPQSLPPDRYDKVRASAHIHFASIGPGNGRFHDATAETEHACPREPVPPPPLAEPFVLHHDRTPKSHILEGNWCPGPGSLTTSMRFFYGQPPPLTSPQSLHVPHQTLQSHVSLGDSKLLRQFFQTSMGTDYYPPVTQLLQKARNLHLLRSNLPEGTGEADFLTMNQKMLKPHRAAPASVREEMLQQCKHSHVEPPLGRQRFFSTQHEDDFAFKYQGPAVLRSGNFQESHVPLGSPHQWGCGGGKVSPQDPQVPTYPCPRQQ from the exons ATGATGGCGGCGGCCGCCTTGCTGcggagccccagggcccagctggaCTTCCTTAAGGCCTCACACTTCGATCTGGGGCCGGACCCGCAGCTGCACGTGGGCGCCACAGATACCACGACGCACCGGGACTTCCCGGCATACCCGGACGTCCCCCGCGCACAGCCGTGTCCGCCGCCGCCCCGAGCGACCCTCTTCCAGCAAGACCCGCGCTGGGCCAGGGAGGAGTTTGTGTCTGAGGCGCACTGTGCCTTTGAGTCGCCACCCACGCCGTCGAGGGAGCAGGCGCGGGCGCTTGGGGCGAGCTCACTCACCACGCTGGCCAGCCACCTGCACCTGCAAGAGGGCGCGCGCGGACACGCCCTTTTTTCCACCGCTCACGCTGACTACGGTTGGCCAGAGCTGCAGGGGCGCGACAGCGAGCAGAGCCCAGGCGCACGCCTCATCTTCCACCGGGATTCGATGCCACCCGGTGACCGAGTCAAGCTGCGCATTCCGCCAACGACTTACCAAGCGCTCTTCCCTCCCTATGACGCGTGCCCGCAGCCCTGCGCATCCTCCGTGCAACTCG GGGGCCCCACCCCCCTCAAGTGGGACCACAGGAGATGGGATGACAGGACCACCTATCAGAGTCAGTTCCCGGCCCTGATGGGCCCACCTGCATTGCTGTGTAAGAGG GACTCATCCATTGTGGCACTGGGAGACTTCAAGATTGGCTATGGGCCCGTGTGTTCAGAGCAGAAACAAGCCTACAGGCCCCAGAGTCTGCCCCCAGACAG GTATGACAAGGTCCGGGCCTCGGCCCACATCCACTTTGCGAGTATTGGCCCTGGAAACGGCCGCTTCCATGATGCGACCGCCGAGACCGAGCACGCCTGTCCTCGGGAACCAG TGCCTCCCCCGCCCCTGGCGGAGCCTTTTGTTCTTCACCATGACCGGACTCCAAAGTCACACATCCTGGAAGGAAATTGGTGCCCGGGCCCAGGCAGCCTCACCACCTCCATGCGCTTCTTCTACGGCCAG CCGCCGCCGCTAACCAGCCCACAGAGCCTCCACGTGCCTCACCAGACACTGCAGAGTCACGTGAGCCTGGGGGACTCGAAGCTGCTCAGACAGTTCTTCCAGACCTCCATGGGCACGGACTATTACCCGCCTGTCACCCAACTGCTGCAGAAAGCGCGGAATCTCCACTTGCTGCGAAGCAACCTGCCGGAGGGCACCGGTG AGGCAGACTTTTTAACCATGAACCAGAAGATGCTGAAACCACACAGAGCAGCTCCGGCCTCCGTGAGGGAGGAGATGCTACAGCAG TGCAAGCATAGCCACGTGGAGCCCCCACTGGGCAGACAGCGCTTCTTCTCAACCCAACACGAGGATGACTTCGCCTTCAAGTACCAAGGCCCAGCAGTGCTGAGGTCGGGCAACTTCCAGGAGAGCCACGTGCCACTGGGCTCCCCGCATcagtggggctgtgggggtgggaaggtgaGCCCTCAGGACCCCCAGGTCCCTACCTACCCATGCCCTCGCCAGCAATAA
- the PEX11G gene encoding peroxisomal membrane protein 11C yields the protein MAGLNDLAAALESYRGRDRLIRALGYSCQLVGGVLVGHCPARSELGSRLLVLSSQLSHCRTVLRLFDDLAMFVCTKQYGLGAEEEDTLIRCLSVLGNLADQLYYPCEHVAWAADTKILPVDSARWWVLSTSFWGLSLLLGIARSLWMVLKLRQRLRSRTPAFTSQLPQSQRRAMQAQMQSELLTILSNLADLANAVHWLPPGVLWAGRFPPWLVGLLGTISSFLSVYQAIRASGWADTAAS from the exons ATGGCGGGGCTGAACGACCTGGCCGCGGCGCTGGAGTCGTACCGAGGCCGGGACCGCCTG ATCCGGGCCCTGGGGTACTCCTGCCAGCTGGTTGGCGGGGTCCTGGTGGGACACTGTCCGGCCAGGTCGGAATTGGGGTCGCGCCTGCTGGTGCTGtcctcccagctcagccactgtAGGACCGTCCTCCGGCTCTTCGATGACCTGGCCATGTTTGTGTGCACCAAGCAGTACGGCCTGGGGGCTGAG GAGGAAGACACTTTGATTCGCTGTTTGTCTGTCCTGGGCAACCTGGCCGACCAGCTATACTACCCCTGCGAGCACGTTGCCTGGGCTGCTGACACCAAGATCCTCCCCGTGGACTCTGCCCGGTGGTGGGTGCTGAGCACCTCCTTCTGGGGCCTCTCCCTGCTGCTGGGGATTGCCAG GTCCCTGTGGATGGTCCTGAAGCTGAGGCAGAGGCTGAGGAGCCGCACACCGGCCTTCACCAG CCAGCTGCCCCAGAGCCAGCGGAGGGCCATGCAGGCCCAGATGCAGTCTGAGCTGCTGACCATCCTGAGCAACCTGGCCGACCTGGCCAACGCTGTGCACTGGCTGCCCCCGGGCGTCCTGTGGGCCGGCCGCTTCCCCCCATGGCTGGTGGGCCTCTTGGGCACCATCTCCTCCTTCCTCAGCGTGTACCAGGCCATCCGGGCCAGTGGCTGGGCTGACACCGCTGCCTCCTGA